The DNA segment AATCTAAAAacatcaaaccaagaattaaacacacataattgagaacaagaaactaagggtctgtttgatagggggaaaatattttccggaattGGTTTTCCACATTTTCCGGTGTTtgtttgttggaaaatattttccctATGTAAAATCAATTACAAACACGGGAAATAGTAGCCTTTagttttggaaaatgtcttaccgtttctgattcggtaagacattttcaggaaaattttcctttccctttcccttccccttccccttcccctatCCTTGACACCTGATCTTCTGCTTGCCATCAGCCAACACCGATTCTTAACACCAGACACCGGCGTTCATCAAGTCTGCCCTGAATCAGGAACCCCAGAAGGTGGAAATGGCTTTTTGTGCGTATTCCTTCAGATGAGGTTaaatgaagaaaatgaaagatGCTTACTCTACCTGGATGCTTTTACGAGAAAGCCGCTTATAGCAACAGCAGAAAGGCAACTGCTGGAACGCCATATACCTGCCATTCTTGATAAGGTGTGaattgaatttttggttgttctTTGTGCTTTGAACACCTTGAATTTGCATCTTCTTAGTAGCTATGGTTTCTCTAATTTGTGCAGGGATTTATGATGCTGATGGATAGACACCGTATCGAGAACCTTCAGAGGATGTACTCACTGTTTTCAAGGGTCAATGCAAATCACTCAGGCAGGCCATAAGCTCATATATTCGGAGAACTGGGCAGAGCATTGTCATGGATAAAGAGAAAGACAAGGACATGGTGTCTTCCTTGTTAGAATTCAAGGCTTCACTTGACTCCATATTAGAAGAAAGCTTTTCCAAGAATGAGGCATTTTGCAACACCATTAAGGATTCTTTTGAGCATCTAATTAATCTTCGTCAGGTTAGCATGTTTGTCCTTTGTATTTggagattattttatttttaaactgcatGTTCATTTACCTTTAAACCAGTAAAGTAAATTCCTAATTTAGATCATCATATTTTGAACTTGACTGATGGTCGAACTTTATTGTGTTTAATAGAATCGACCTGCTGAGCTTATTGCTAAGTTTCTGGATGAAAAGCTTCGTGATGGTAATAAGGGTACTTCTGAAAAGGAATTAGAGGGTACACTTGATAAAGTTTTGGTTTTATTCAGGTTCATCCAGGTAGAGTTTCCcacaaaaatgattaaatttacttTTTTCCCCAAGTAACAGTTTTCCTTTTGtgcatttctttctttcttgccTCACTAGTTAATACTAGAGTTGTGAATGGCATTTTTGTTGATAATTAAGGGCAAGGATGTTTTTGAAGCATTCTATAAGAAAGATCTTGCTAAAAGGCTGCTGTTAGGGAAGAGTGCTTCTATTGATGCAGAGAAATCCATGATTTCTAAGGTCAGTATGTTCTTCGCATTAAATAGTGTGTCTTCAGAAGATtgtattaaattgttaatttgtTATGTTCTTGCGATGCTGCAGCTGAAGACAGAGTGTGGCAGCTAGTTTACAAACAAACTTGAAGGAATGTTTAAGGTTTACCTCTATATCCTTTTTTGTATAAGTTTGTAAAAGAAATGCATTCCATAGGTTACCATTGGAATTTCTAATCATCAATCTGGTGAACTGCATCCTTTAGGGTTTTGTAAACATGGGCAGTCCATAACTTTTATATCCACTAAGAGTCTAAGAATATGTTACCTGTTAGTGGTGGTATTGTCTCCAGTAGTGTTACCCCTCATGGCATGAGTTGGATAATTATGTGTAATTCCTGTAAGCAGAATGTGTTGAACTAATGACCATGTAATAAGTTTGTTGTGCCTGAGGGTagatcatataaatatataagaaaataattgaaTCATGTCAGAGTAGAAGAGAAAAGTACTCAGCAAGTTAAATTATCTTCTATTTCTTGGAGTACCTACTTGTGTACTGGTTGATGTAAGATCAAACAATTTACATAATATATGGAGTTTGTGTGATACTGGAATTTATTTTTGTGACTAGATTCTTAGGTCTAAAATATGTTCACATGCAAACAACATTTACTCTTAAATTTTGTGCACTTTAGTGGACTACCCAGAAATCTAAAA comes from the Gossypium hirsutum isolate 1008001.06 chromosome A06, Gossypium_hirsutum_v2.1, whole genome shotgun sequence genome and includes:
- the LOC107929824 gene encoding cullin-4 → MDKEKDKDMVSSLLEFKASLDSILEESFSKNEAFCNTIKDSFEHLINLRQNRPAELIAKFLDEKLRDGNKGTSEKELEGTLDKVLVLFRFIQGKDVFEAFYKKDLAKRLLLGKSASIDAEKSMISKLKTECGS